GGGGAGGAGACGGGGGAGGCGGCCTCCCACTCTGAGCAGCTGCAGCAGGTGCAGCAGCGGATAGAGGTGAGATCTGCCCCGCGACAGGTGAGCCACGTCTCCCCTGGCACTCAGCTTACCTGCACGTCTTTCCACAGGTGTTGGGGTTGCACCTCCCCGAAGCTCCGCCTCCTGACAGCGACGAGGAAGAGGACCCCGAAGGAGCAGCTTCTGAGAGGAGCCATGCCTCCATCCCCATGGacgcaggtgagacacacaccTGTGACACCTGTTCGGTGACTCAGAATAAAcactgacatcacttcctgtaaCCCGCAGATCACGTCGAGCTGGTGAAGAGGACGATGGCGGCCGTGGCGCTGCCATCTTTGGGCGTGCCGCCGTGGGCGCGGGAAATCTCCGACGACCAGTGGAAGGACATGGTGCGTGACACGCTGCAGAGCCGACAGAGCGCCGCCGCCCTGCGCAAACCTCCCCGGCCCCTGAACGCACCACAAGAACTACATCAACTCTGAACTCTGACTGTCCTTGAATGCACCACATAGACATCACCATCACCGTGGGACCCTGAACGCACCGTGACCATTCCTACAGATTAATGGACTGAGCACAGCACAACCACTTCAGGAGCCCCCAGGTGACATTGGACACCTGAGCTGAGCTCACCTGTAGTTCATTATGACCACTTCAGGGCCCAAAGATAAATACAGTGCT
This is a stretch of genomic DNA from Maylandia zebra isolate NMK-2024a linkage group LG13, Mzebra_GT3a, whole genome shotgun sequence. It encodes these proteins:
- the mea1 gene encoding male-enhanced antigen 1, translating into MEVCSSAMGPERVLPSSEDELGEDERPTDGTLPPGAMWGGGDGEEEEAVGEMEPDGEEEEDEEDGSGGGYYYQPLNQEPDGVNGGEQPEDEEEKRGEETGEAASHSEQLQQVQQRIEVLGLHLPEAPPPDSDEEEDPEGAASERSHASIPMDADHVELVKRTMAAVALPSLGVPPWAREISDDQWKDMVRDTLQSRQSAAALRKPPRPLNAPQELHQL